The Populus alba chromosome 4, ASM523922v2, whole genome shotgun sequence genome contains a region encoding:
- the LOC118047304 gene encoding probable ubiquitin-conjugating enzyme E2 24, protein MDMLPNDSDWESFSGNYSSSEDIEELDFLYCGRASRILSSLEESIGKIDDFLSFERGFIHGDVVCSATDPSGQMGRVVNVNMLVNLESGHGRIIKDVDSKKLLKIRSISVGDYVVHGPWIGRVDEVIESVTVIFDDGTSCEVTAVDQEKLLPISPNILEDSMHPYYPGQRVRIRLSALSKSATWLCGAWNENQDVGTVSAVNAGLVYVDWLACALVGRDLSLPAPQRLQDAKKLNLLSCFLHENWQLGDWCVLPLADCTGGKERILFDASIIEIIEKDRKRGQGFTGWNPSPIFQDIFVIVKTKTIVNVVWQDGSCSQGLDSKSLLPVNIVNAYDFWPGQFVLDKGACDDPYVSGNQKWGFVNCVDAKEQIVKVKWKSFGVNQADIVGSDQIEETVSAYELVEHPEYSFSYGDIVFKNLDQANKDHLNRDSGMGADAALEGSDHGKDQVDYLSCIGCVTGFEDGDVEVTWASSLKTKVSPNHIFRIDRCEVSAETITQHEQREEEVIKETVDHDEQFSILKGKDSLNSISFGNENAKCPRESSSFSLPEFTLGFFSRITEGIFGSFGSTSVSGPIASDSISEDGNRSKTPEEKEKLETCDLCMELQPLVAGDILRFEGTDLKPEANDDQERKGHRSSSASNSSEQFKRFDMVVDCSDHHFLVGEGNALALSQVKRGWLKKVQQEWSVLEKNLPESIYVRVYEDRMDLLRAAIVGSNGTPYHDGLFFFDIFLPPEYPQEPPSVHYRSGGLRVNPNLYESGKICLSLLNTWTGSGSEVWNPESSSILQVLLSLQALVLNEKPYFNEAGFDKQIGRAEGEKNSISYNEKAFLMTWKSMLYLIRQPPKHFEALVEEHLSERSQNILSSCKSYLEGAPVAYAPDSGKTWHENQKGASTGFKIMLGKLFSKLVEAFSGKGIDCSQFIEQEK, encoded by the exons ATGGATATGCTTCCTAATGATTCTGATTGGGAAAGTTTCAGTGGAAATTACAGTAGCAGTGAGGACATAGAAGAACTTGACTTTCTGTATTGCGGGAGGGCAAGCAGAATTCTCTCTAGTCTGGAGGAAAGCATAGGGAAAATTGATGATTTCCTCTCATTTGAGAGGGGCTTCATACATGGAGACGTTGTTTGTTCTGCGACCGATCCATCTGGACAGATGGGCAGAGTTGTAAATGTCAATATGCTCGTCAACTTGGAAAGTGGTCATGGAAGAATCATAAAAGATGTTGATTCAAAGAAGCTTTTGAAGATTCGCTCCATTTCAGTGGGAGATTATGTGGTTCACGGACCCTGGATAGGAAGGGTTGATGAAGTTATTGAATCTGTCACTGTCATTTTTGATGATGGGACATCTTGTGAGGTCACTGCAGTGGATCAAGAAAAGCTCTTGCCAATTTCTCCCAACATACTTGAAGATTCGATGCATCCTTATTATCCAGGACAGAGAGTGCGGATCAGGCTCTCAGCGCTGTCTAAATCAGCTACATGGTTATGCGGAGCTTGGAATGAAAATCAGGATGTAGGGACTGTTTCTGCTGTAAACGCAGGTTTGGTGTATGTAGATTGGCTTGCCTGTGCTCTTGTTGGTCGTGATTTGAGTTTGCCTGCTCCTCAGCGTTTGCAGGAtgcaaaaaaactcaatttgttGTCATGCTTTTTGCATGAAAATTGGCAACTTGGTGACTGGTGTGTGCTTCCTTTGGCTGATTGTACGGGTGGGAAGGAGCGGATACTTTTTGATGCATCTATCATTGAGATCATCGAAAAGGACAGGAAGAGGGGCCAGGGGTTTACGGGATGGAACCCCTCTCCAATTTTTCAGGATATATTTGTTATTGTGAAGACAAAAACCATTGTTAATGTTGTGTGGCAAGACGGTAGTTGCTCGCAGGGATTGGATTCAAAGTCTCTGCTCCCTGTAAACATTGTCAACGCTTATGATTTCTGGCCTGGGCAATTCGTACTAGACAAGGGTGCTTGTGATGATCCATATGTTTCAGGTAACCAAAAATGGGGTTTTGTGAATTGCGTGGATGCAAAGGAACAGATTGTTAAGGTGAAATGGAAATCCTTTGGAGTGAACCAGGCTGACATTGTAGGAAGTGACCAGATTGAGGAAACTGTTAGTGCTTATGAACTGGTTGAACACCCTGAATACTCCTTCTCTTATGGggatattgtatttaaaaatttggATCAAGCTAATAAAGATCACTTGAACAGAGACTCTGGAATGGGTGCGGATGCTGCTCTTGAAGGCAGTGACCATGGTAAAGATCAGGTTGATTACTTGTCCTGCATCGGCTGTGTGACAGGTTTTGAAGATGGTGATGTTGAGGTGACATGGGCTTCTAGTCTCAAAACCAAG GTTTCACCTAATCACATTTTTCGAATTGATAGATGTGAAGTTTCAGCCGAAACAATCACGCAACATGAACAACGTGAAGAGGAAGTGATTAAAGAGACGGTTGATCATGACGAACAATTTTCGATCCTGAAAGGAAAG GACTCGCTAAATTCCATTAGCTTTGGCAATGAGAACGCTAAGTGCCCACGGGAGTCTAGTTCCTTTTCCCTTCCTGAATTCACTCTTGGATTTTTCTCAAGGATTACAGAAGGTATATTTGGATCCTTTGGTTCCACATCAGTGTCTGGCCCAATAGCATCTGACTCTATTTCTGAAGATGGAAATCGATCCAAGACACCTGAGGAGAAAGAAAAGCTGGAAACTTGTGATCTGTGCATGGAGTTGCAACCTTTAGTAGCAGGTGACATCCTGAGATTTGAAGGGACAGATTTAAAGCCAGAAGCCAATGATGATCAGGAAAGAAAAGGACATCGATCTTCATCTGCCAGCAATAGTTCAGAACAGTTCAAACGATTTGATATGGTTGTTGATTGCTCTGACCACCACTTTCTTGTTGGTGAAGGCAATGCACTGGCATTGTCTCAG GTGAAAAGAGGTTGGTTGAAGAAAGTTCAACAGGAATGGAGTGTTCTAGAAAAGAATCTTCCTG AGTCAATCTATGTCCGCGTCTATGAGGATAGAATGGATCTCCTTCGGGCAGCCATTGTTGGTTCAAATGGAACTCCATATCATGATGGGCTGTTCTTTTTCGATATATTTCTTCCACCGGAGTATCCTCAGGAACCACCT TCGGTGCATTATCGCTCTGGTGGACTTCGAGTCAATCCGAATTTATACGAGTCTGGAAAAATCTGTCTCAGTCTCCTCAACACATGGACAGGCTCAGGCTCTGAAGTATGGAATCCAGAAAGCTCCAGTATTCTCCAAGTTCTTCTCTCCCTCCAGGCCCTTGTGCTTAATGAAAAACCATACTTCAACGAAGCTGGGTTTGATAAGCAGATAGGAAGAGCTGAGGGAGAGAAAAACTCTATAAGCTATAATGAAAAGGCATTCCTTATGACATGGAAGTCCATGCTTTACCTTATTCGCCAACCACCAAAG CATTTTGAGGCCCTCGTGGAGGAGCACTTAAGTGAACGTTCCCAGAATATTCTATCGTCTTGTAAATCATATCTGGAAGGAGCTCCGGTGGCGTATGCACCTGACAGTGGAAAGACTTGGCATGAAAATCAAAAGGGTGCTTCCACAGGGTTCAAAATCATGCTAGGAAAGCTCTTCTCAAAGCTCGTGGAGGCATTTTCTGGTAAAGGAATTGATTGCAGCCAATTCATTGAGCAAGAGAAATGA
- the LOC118047305 gene encoding LOW QUALITY PROTEIN: pentatricopeptide repeat-containing protein At2g33760-like (The sequence of the model RefSeq protein was modified relative to this genomic sequence to represent the inferred CDS: deleted 2 bases in 1 codon), whose amino-acid sequence MNNTLAVPWRTFMEIKQHHKHPHSPAYNLLLQAGPRLKLLHQVHAHVIVSGYGCSRFLLTKLLNLACAAGSISYTRQIFLIVPNPDSFLFTSLIRSTSKFHSFSVYSLYFYTRMVLSNVAPSNYTLTSVIKSCADLVALRHGRIIHGHGLVNGFGSDVYVQTALVSFYGKCGDLCNARKVFDKMRDRSVVTWNSMISGYEQNGFAKEAIRLFDRMKEIGVEPNSATFVSVLSACAHLGAFVLGCWVHEYAVGNGLDLNVVLGTSLINMYTRCGNVNKAREVFDSMKERNVVAWTAMISGYGTNGYGSQAVELFHEMRRNGLLPNSITFVAVLSACAYGGLVNEGRRVFESMREEYRLVPEVEHHVCLVDMLGRAGLLDEAYNFIKEIHEDPAPAIWTAMLGACKMHKNFGLGAQVAEHLLASEPENPAHYVTLSNIYALAGRMDQVEMVRDNMIRKCLKKQVGYSTIELDRKTCLFSMGDKSHTETNEIYHYLDQLTRKCREARYVTVSDSVMHELEEGEREFALGYHGEKLVIAFGLLKTSRGTVIRIVKNLRMCEDRHSAIKYISVISNREIIVRDKLLFHHFKNGSCSCLDYW is encoded by the exons ATGAATAACACACTAGCAGTTCCATGGCGAACTTTTATGGAGATTAAACAACACCATAAGCATCCACATTCTCCAGCTTATAATTTACTTCTCCAAGCAGGACCACGTCTCAAACTTCTTCACCAAGTCCACGCCCATGTAATAGTCTCAGGCTATGGTTGCAGCCGATTCCTTCTAACTAAGCTTCTCAATTTAGCTTGCGCTGCTGGCTCCATTAGCTACACGCGTCAAATCTTTCTCATTGTCCCAAATCCagattcttttctcttcacttCCCTGATCAGATCCACCTCCAAATTCCACAGCTTCTCTGTTTATTCCCTTTACTTCTATACCCGCATGGTCCTTTCTAATGTTGCACCTTCAAATTATACTCTTACGAGCGTGATTAAATCTTGTGCTGATTTAGTGGCTCTGAGACATGGGAGGATTATTCATGGTCATGGTTTGGTTAATGGGTTTGGATCGGATGTGTATGTTCAAACTGCTTTGGTGTCTTTTTATGGAAAGTGTGGTGATTTGTGTAATGCGAGgaaggtgtttgataaaatgcgTGACAGGAGTGTTGTGACTTGGAATTCGATGATTTCGGGGTATGAGCAAAATGGGTTTGCTAAAGAGGCAATTAGGTTGTTTGACCGAATGAAGGAAATAGGTGTTGAACCGAATTCGGCCACGTTTGTGAGTGTTTTATCCGCTTGTGCTCATTTGGGTGCTTTTGTTTTAGGGTGTTGGGTGCATGAGTATGCTGTTGGGAATGGTTTGGATTTGAATGTAGTGCTTGGCACTTCGTTGATTAATATGTATACAAGGTGTGGGAATGTGAATAAAGCGAGGGAGGTTTTTGATTCGATGAAGGAAAGGAATGTGGTGGCCTGGACGGCAATGATTTCTGGGTATGGAACAAATGGTTATGGTAGCCAAGCAGTCGAGTTGTTTCATGAAATGAGAAGAAATGGATTGCTTCCTAATAGTATCACATTTGTTGCTGTTTTGTCAGCATGCGCGTATGGAGGGTTAGTGAATGAAGGGCGCCGGGTGTTTGAAAGCATGCGAGAAGAGTATCGTCTGGTGCCTGAAGTGGAGCATCATGTTTGCTTGGTGGATATGCTTGGTCGTGCTGGTCTTCTCGATGAAGCATacaattttatcaaagaaaTTCATGAAGACCCAGCACCTGCTATTTGGACAGCGATGCTTGGAGCTTGCAAGATGCATAAGAATTTTGGCCTTGGAGCTCAAGTTGCTGAGCATCTCTTAGCTTCTGAACCAGAAAATCCAGCTCATTATGTGACCCTCTCAAATATATATGCCCTGGCAGGCAGAATGGACCAAGTTGAAATGGTTAGAGACAATATGATTCGAAAATGCTTAAAGAAACAAGTTGGCTATAGT ACAATAGAATTGGATCGTAAGACTTGTTTGTTTAGCATGGGGGACAAGTCTCACACTGAGACAAATGAAATTTATCATTATCTAGATCAGTTAACGCGGAAGTGTAGAGAAGCTCGTTATGTGACAGTATCCGATTCGGTTATGCATGAATTggaagagggggagagagaatTTGCACTTGGATACCATGGCGAGAAGCTTGTGATAGCATTTGGGTTGTTGAAAACCAGCCGTGGGACTGTTATTAGGATTGTGAAGAACCTTCGAATGTGTGAAGATCGTCATTCTGCCATTAAATATATTTCAGTTATCTCCAATAGAGAGATTATTGTTCGTGATAAGCTGCTCTTCCACCACTTCAAGAATGGCTCATGTTCTTGTCTGGATTATTGGTGA
- the LOC118047256 gene encoding CASP-like protein 1C3: MAKLKKIFTNILRLLALAATVVAIVFMVTSHDSAQVLNLTFTVKYSNTPVFKYFVIAEAIAGGYIVISILLSFKSLFWRLLVILDMVTTVLLTSSISAALAIAQVGKKGNTHAGWLPVCEQVPDFCDQVTIALIAGLAAAIIYFVLLLCSLYVVLSPIFVVTP; the protein is encoded by the exons ATGGCTAAGCTTAAGAAGATCTTCACCAATATCCTAAGGCTCCTTGCCTTGGCTGCTACTGTTGTTGCAATCGTCTTCATGGTCACCAGCCATGACTCTGCTCAAGTCTTGAACTTAACATTCACTGTAAAATACAGCAACACACCTGTATTCAA GTACTTTGTGATTGCAGAGGCGATTGCAGGTGGATATATTGTTATATCCATCCTTCTCTCATTCAAAAGCCTGTTTTGGCGCTTACTTGTGATCCTGGATATG GTCACGACAGTGCTGCTGACATCAAGCATTTCTGCTGCGTTGGCAATAGCTCAGGTGGGCAAGAAAGGGAACACTCATGCTGGCTGGCTACCTGTTTGTGAACAAGTTCCTGATTTCTGTGACCAAGTGACGATAGCTCTTATTGCTGGTCTCGCTGCTGCAATAATTTACTTTGTGCTTCTTCTTTGTTCCCTCTATGTTGTCCTCAGTCCTATTTTTGTTGTAACGCCTTAG